One stretch of Thermanaerosceptrum fracticalcis DNA includes these proteins:
- a CDS encoding NADH-quinone oxidoreductase subunit C → MENNIHALIKDSFPELEIQEGHLQVSPEQLAKLMDFLKENGFAYLHDVTAVDWPQHFTVVYQVRSYEKPDKLTVKVNVAKDKPVVPSMTGLWDSADWLEREVYDMFGIKFTGHPNLKRILLDDSFMGYPLRKDFVG, encoded by the coding sequence ATGGAAAATAACATTCACGCTTTAATCAAAGACAGTTTCCCCGAGTTAGAGATACAGGAAGGTCATCTTCAGGTATCCCCCGAGCAATTGGCAAAACTTATGGACTTTTTAAAAGAAAACGGTTTTGCCTATTTGCATGATGTGACTGCAGTTGACTGGCCCCAACACTTTACGGTTGTTTATCAAGTACGATCCTACGAAAAGCCCGATAAGCTTACCGTAAAAGTGAATGTGGCCAAAGATAAACCCGTGGTCCCTTCCATGACGGGGCTTTGGGATTCTGCCGATTGGTTGGAAAGAGAAGTCTATGACATGTTTGGCATTAAGTTTACAGGGCACCCCAACCTTAAACGCATTCTCCTGGATGATTCTTTTATGGGGTATCCCCTGCGCAAAGACTTCGTTGGATAA
- a CDS encoding NADH-quinone oxidoreductase subunit B: MAVDQEKEQKEIEEMVKKNILLTSLDTVLNWARGNSLWPVSFGLACCAIEMICSTQSRYDLSRFGYEVFRPSPRQADVMIVAGTITKKMAPAVRRIYDQMPEPKWVIAMGNCAIGGGPFADSYAVVPGADEILPVDVYIPGCPPRPEALIYGMLQLKEKINNPTKVRLKKYGK; this comes from the coding sequence ATGGCAGTAGATCAAGAAAAAGAACAAAAAGAAATTGAGGAAATGGTTAAGAAAAATATCCTCTTAACCTCCCTGGATACCGTCCTGAACTGGGCCCGGGGCAATTCCTTGTGGCCAGTATCCTTTGGCTTAGCCTGTTGTGCCATCGAAATGATCTGTTCCACACAAAGCCGTTATGATTTATCCCGTTTCGGTTATGAAGTGTTCCGGCCCTCCCCCAGACAGGCCGATGTCATGATTGTGGCTGGAACCATCACGAAAAAAATGGCGCCTGCCGTTAGAAGAATTTATGACCAGATGCCAGAACCTAAATGGGTTATCGCCATGGGAAACTGTGCCATTGGCGGAGGACCTTTTGCCGACTCCTATGCTGTTGTGCCTGGTGCAGACGAGATTTTGCCGGTGGATGTTTATATTCCTGGCTGTCCTCCACGGCCTGAAGCTTTAATTTACGGTATGCTTCAGCTTAAGGAGAAAATTAACAATCCCACAAAGGTGAGGTTAAAGAAGTATGGAAAATAA
- a CDS encoding NADH-quinone oxidoreductase subunit A: MLQQYGAIGLFFIFGIIFGFAALATNWLLRPKKPHQVKLETYECGMETIGETWVQFKINYFLYALVFLVFDVETIFLYPWAVTFQKLGFFAFVEMFIFLAILVVGFWYAWKEGAFEWQ; the protein is encoded by the coding sequence ATGCTTCAGCAATACGGGGCCATAGGATTGTTCTTCATTTTCGGTATTATTTTCGGTTTTGCAGCCTTAGCTACCAACTGGTTATTACGTCCCAAGAAGCCGCACCAGGTAAAATTAGAAACATATGAGTGTGGTATGGAGACCATTGGTGAAACCTGGGTACAGTTTAAAATCAATTATTTCCTGTACGCCCTTGTTTTTCTCGTCTTCGACGTAGAAACAATTTTCCTGTATCCCTGGGCAGTAACGTTCCAAAAATTAGGTTTCTTCGCTTTTGTAGAAATGTTTATTTTTCTTGCCATACTTGTGGTAGGCTTCTGGTATGCCTGGAAGGAGGGAGCGTTTGAATGGCAGTAG
- a CDS encoding ribonuclease HII, producing the protein MMELRRLTIEEIRKMLSTAPREALPLIMARFQQDARKGVQTLLRRYQKELASQIAEEERLSILWEKETDLRKNGYTHIAGLDEAGRGPLAGPVVAACVVLPSGCSLPGLNDSKQLTLDARSKLAELIKEQCIAWSIGICDHQEIDRINIYQATIKAMVKAVQSLKIQPDYLIIDALKLPLNIPQEGIVQGDCKCAAIAAASIIAKTYRDRVMDVLDQIYPQYGFKEHKGYATPRHVEAIRRYGPCEIHRQSFMQKIMKSYNNR; encoded by the coding sequence ATTATGGAACTTAGGCGTTTGACCATAGAAGAAATTAGGAAAATGTTGTCTACTGCTCCCCGGGAGGCCTTGCCCCTAATAATGGCGCGGTTTCAGCAGGATGCGCGTAAAGGCGTCCAGACTCTGCTTAGACGTTATCAAAAAGAGTTAGCTTCACAGATAGCGGAAGAAGAACGCCTGAGTATACTTTGGGAAAAGGAAACAGACTTACGAAAAAATGGCTATACACATATAGCCGGGCTTGATGAAGCGGGACGCGGTCCCCTGGCCGGGCCTGTGGTGGCTGCCTGTGTTGTTTTACCTTCCGGCTGCAGTCTTCCCGGCCTTAATGATTCCAAACAATTGACCTTGGATGCGCGTTCCAAATTGGCAGAGTTAATCAAAGAACAATGTATAGCCTGGAGCATTGGCATCTGTGATCATCAGGAGATTGATCGTATTAATATTTATCAAGCCACTATAAAAGCTATGGTTAAGGCTGTACAGTCTTTGAAAATCCAGCCTGATTACCTGATCATTGATGCATTAAAGCTTCCTCTTAATATACCCCAGGAAGGTATTGTTCAGGGAGACTGTAAATGCGCTGCTATCGCAGCAGCTTCTATAATTGCCAAGACATACCGCGACAGGGTGATGGATGTACTTGATCAAATATACCCGCAATATGGATTCAAAGAGCATAAAGGATATGCTACACCCCGTCATGTGGAAGCTATCAGGCGTTATGGCCCCTGTGAAATTCACCGGCAAAGTTTTATGCAAAAGATAATGAAAAGTTATAATAATAGATGA
- the ylqF gene encoding ribosome biogenesis GTPase YlqF has protein sequence MIQWFPGHMAKTRRLITENLKLVDVVIEIVDARLPLSSRNPLIDEIVGDKPRVMLLNKADLADEQLTRLWTQYYSDQGLVVLPFNALQGASRSAKKQLLEAIQSQAQNLLEKRKNKGIINKTIRMMIVGIPNVGKSTLINFLVGKGAAETADRPGVTRGKQWIRLEKDLELLDTPGILWPKFEDPQVGFKLAATGAISENAYDPVELSLELLNWFRLHAPGRVETRYKITENEDVFLMLTDICKRRGFLRPGGVPDLEKGAIMLLDEFRAGKLGQVTLDQEPQK, from the coding sequence GTGATTCAATGGTTTCCTGGTCATATGGCCAAAACGAGAAGGCTCATTACGGAAAATCTCAAATTAGTTGATGTAGTGATAGAGATAGTAGATGCCAGACTGCCTTTAAGCAGCCGGAATCCCTTAATTGATGAGATTGTTGGTGATAAGCCCCGGGTGATGTTATTAAACAAAGCGGATTTAGCAGATGAGCAATTAACCCGCCTGTGGACTCAGTATTACAGTGACCAGGGACTGGTCGTGCTGCCTTTTAATGCCCTCCAAGGGGCTTCCCGCAGTGCTAAAAAACAATTATTGGAGGCAATTCAAAGCCAGGCCCAAAACCTTTTGGAAAAACGTAAGAACAAAGGGATCATCAACAAAACCATCCGTATGATGATTGTTGGCATACCCAATGTGGGTAAGTCTACCCTCATCAATTTCCTGGTGGGAAAAGGTGCTGCTGAAACTGCTGACCGGCCCGGTGTTACCCGGGGGAAACAGTGGATTCGCCTGGAAAAGGATTTGGAACTCTTAGATACGCCGGGGATTTTATGGCCCAAATTTGAAGACCCCCAGGTAGGGTTCAAACTGGCGGCTACCGGAGCGATCAGTGAAAATGCTTACGACCCGGTGGAACTCAGTCTCGAGCTTTTAAACTGGTTCCGTCTGCATGCACCGGGACGGGTTGAGACCCGCTATAAGATTACGGAAAATGAGGACGTCTTTCTCATGTTAACAGATATCTGTAAAAGAAGGGGTTTCCTGCGGCCGGGGGGTGTTCCCGACCTGGAAAAGGGCGCCATTATGCTGCTGGATGAATTTCGTGCCGGCAAATTGGGGCAGGTTACCTTGGATCAAGAACCACAAAAATAG
- the lepB gene encoding signal peptidase I, whose protein sequence is MKVKAVERENKTNQGAFTLRELLQSLLVALFLVVIIKTFIVQLFWIPSRSMEPILLINDRIIVTKFSYWYEEPQRGDIIVFRFPKDTSKHLVKRVIGMGGEIISIRNNQVYINGKLLDEPYINNEKYQDFGPVVVPDGHYFVLGDNRDSSEDSRSWGYVPARLVVGKAQYRYWPLSRVGKIY, encoded by the coding sequence ATGAAGGTGAAAGCGGTGGAAAGGGAGAATAAAACAAATCAAGGTGCCTTTACCTTGCGGGAACTGTTGCAGTCCTTGCTTGTTGCTCTTTTCCTGGTGGTTATTATCAAAACATTTATTGTGCAATTATTCTGGATACCGTCCCGTTCCATGGAACCAATATTGTTAATTAACGATCGGATCATCGTGACCAAATTCAGCTATTGGTACGAAGAACCCCAACGCGGTGACATTATTGTCTTTCGTTTCCCTAAAGACACGTCCAAGCATCTGGTTAAGCGCGTCATTGGTATGGGTGGCGAAATTATTAGTATCAGGAATAATCAAGTTTACATAAACGGTAAATTATTAGACGAACCTTATATTAACAACGAAAAATATCAGGATTTTGGGCCTGTGGTGGTCCCGGACGGCCATTATTTTGTTTTAGGGGATAACAGAGACAGCAGTGAAGACAGCCGCTCCTGGGGTTATGTTCCTGCGCGGCTGGTGGTGGGGAAAGCCCAGTACCGCTATTGGCCCCTCTCCAGGGTAGGGAAAATTTACTAA
- the rplS gene encoding 50S ribosomal protein L19: MDLVKAVEKEQMRQDIPEFRPGDTVRVNVKVVEGNRERIQAFEGVVIKRRGSGLNETFTVRRVSYGVGVERCFPVHSPRLEKIEVIRKGRVRRAKLYYLRELRGKAARIKERE, encoded by the coding sequence ATGGACTTAGTAAAAGCTGTGGAAAAAGAGCAAATGCGTCAAGATATTCCTGAGTTCCGCCCCGGTGATACCGTACGCGTTAACGTAAAGGTTGTGGAAGGAAACCGTGAAAGGATTCAGGCCTTTGAAGGAGTAGTTATCAAAAGAAGAGGCAGCGGTTTGAATGAAACATTTACTGTACGCCGTGTATCCTACGGTGTTGGTGTAGAGCGCTGCTTCCCTGTACATTCACCCAGACTTGAGAAGATAGAGGTTATCCGTAAAGGTCGTGTGCGCAGGGCAAAACTTTACTACCTCCGTGAACTAAGAGGCAAAGCCGCCAGAATTAAAGAAAGAGAATAA
- a CDS encoding RNA methyltransferase, which yields MANRFFLGLVHYPVYNKHLETVATSVTNLDIHDIARCVTTYNLEKYYIIHPLPTQHKLVQEIIDYWQKGYGAQYNPDRKEALNSVELIDSIERARAKIQEQFSGPVYTVVTDARVYPRTIGYRALREIIERDEENNFFFLFGTGWGMIGEVMESADYVLEPIYGKGNYNHLSVRSAVAIILDRILGEKWWK from the coding sequence ATGGCTAATCGATTTTTTTTAGGGCTTGTTCACTATCCTGTTTACAATAAGCATCTGGAAACAGTGGCTACTTCTGTGACCAATCTCGATATTCATGATATTGCCCGCTGTGTAACCACTTATAATCTGGAGAAATATTATATTATTCATCCCCTGCCTACACAGCATAAACTTGTCCAGGAAATTATCGACTACTGGCAGAAAGGATATGGGGCCCAGTACAATCCGGACCGGAAAGAAGCCTTAAATAGCGTGGAACTTATCGATTCCATTGAAAGGGCCAGGGCAAAAATCCAGGAACAGTTTAGCGGACCGGTCTACACTGTAGTTACAGATGCCCGGGTTTACCCCCGGACCATTGGTTACCGGGCTCTAAGGGAAATTATCGAGAGGGATGAAGAGAATAATTTTTTCTTTCTTTTTGGTACCGGCTGGGGAATGATTGGAGAAGTCATGGAAAGTGCCGATTATGTACTGGAACCCATCTACGGGAAGGGTAATTATAATCATCTCTCCGTACGCAGCGCGGTAGCCATCATTTTGGATAGGATTTTAGGCGAAAAATGGTGGAAATAA